One window from the genome of bacterium BMS3Abin14 encodes:
- a CDS encoding putative permease, producing the protein MSPISSELVGLGSDFIAEFRYIWWYFIFGVALEALVRTFGWHIKLRKILERFGHGSIFLAAGIGLFSPLCACGILPLTISMLIAGVPLAPAMTLLVTSPLMSPAGYTLTAWELGNQWALAKLLSAVAMGLFAGYVTLFFQKRGGFDNKDLFARGVPKGDFHDPDYPCDDLQCDCRNQFSKKYIETRTKNKFLIFLGKFVEGTWKIGKFTVLGVAIEVIAARYVPTEWISPLLTNAIPFSIPILTLAVVPLHVNQIMASAILYGFVDLPLAHGPGLAFLVGAPVTAIPVMGVFLTFFRRRVFFLYMGICITGTIGLAYAYQYLF; encoded by the coding sequence TTGAGTCCAATTTCATCGGAACTGGTCGGGCTTGGCTCTGACTTCATCGCTGAATTTCGTTATATATGGTGGTATTTTATTTTCGGCGTGGCCCTGGAGGCTCTCGTAAGAACCTTCGGGTGGCATATCAAGCTGCGCAAAATCCTTGAACGGTTTGGTCACGGCTCAATATTTCTGGCAGCCGGAATCGGTCTTTTCAGCCCGCTTTGTGCCTGCGGGATCCTGCCGTTGACCATTTCAATGCTCATAGCTGGAGTACCGCTGGCTCCTGCAATGACCCTTCTGGTAACCAGCCCCCTCATGAGCCCCGCGGGCTATACTCTTACCGCCTGGGAGCTTGGGAATCAGTGGGCGCTGGCCAAGCTTCTGTCCGCGGTGGCCATGGGGCTGTTTGCCGGATATGTTACCCTCTTTTTCCAGAAACGGGGAGGGTTCGACAACAAGGACCTCTTCGCAAGAGGTGTCCCAAAGGGAGATTTTCACGATCCGGACTATCCCTGCGATGATCTTCAATGTGACTGTCGGAATCAGTTCAGTAAAAAATATATCGAGACGAGGACGAAGAACAAATTCCTCATTTTTCTGGGGAAATTTGTTGAAGGCACATGGAAGATCGGGAAATTTACCGTTCTGGGCGTAGCGATCGAGGTTATCGCCGCCCGCTACGTACCCACGGAATGGATCTCCCCACTCCTGACCAACGCTATCCCTTTCAGTATACCGATCCTGACCCTGGCGGTTGTTCCATTGCACGTCAACCAGATCATGGCCTCGGCTATCTTATACGGTTTCGTCGATCTTCCGCTGGCCCACGGACCGGGTCTCGCCTTTCTGGTGGGAGCTCCGGTTACGGCCATCCCGGTTATGGGGGTTTTTCTCACCTTCTTTCGCCGCAGGGTGTTTTTCCTCTACATGGGCATCTGCATTACGGGGACAATAGGGCTCGCCTATGCGTATCAATATCTTTTCTGA
- a CDS encoding cell division protein MraZ, producing MDPILFRGRFEHTIDDKGRLAIPARFRDVIAENHNGRLIITNLPYCLVIYTPDRWEILESKASRLSTLKSNVQGFLRYFYSGATECEMDKQGRVLVPPTLRKAAELDKHVVMAGMLHKIEIWSRQRWDEEIQRAVENFDQIAEELADFGL from the coding sequence GTGGACCCAATTCTGTTTCGTGGCCGTTTTGAACACACTATCGACGATAAAGGCCGTCTGGCCATTCCCGCCAGGTTCAGGGACGTCATCGCAGAAAATCACAACGGCCGGCTCATCATCACCAATCTACCATATTGCCTCGTGATTTACACACCCGATAGGTGGGAAATTCTGGAATCCAAAGCAAGCCGGCTGTCAACGCTCAAGTCCAATGTCCAGGGATTTCTCCGTTACTTCTACTCCGGAGCCACTGAATGCGAAATGGATAAACAGGGAAGGGTCCTTGTTCCTCCCACCCTTCGGAAGGCCGCCGAGCTGGATAAGCATGTCGTCATGGCTGGAATGCTCCACAAGATCGAGATCTGGAGTCGGCAGCGATGGGATGAGGAGATCCAGCGAGCCGTAGAAAATTTCGATCAGATAGCTGAAGAACTGGCCGATTTTGGCCTGTGA